TGTTCGCCGTATTCCAGCGCTACGAAGTTGCCGATGATGGATATAGCGCTATCTTCAACGATCCGGGCCTTCTCGCTATGTACAAGTTGAGCGATGGTACCCTTCTTGATACGATTCCGCTTCTGACCAAGAACCCGCAGGCTGTGAAGGTCGTGAAGGGCAATGTGTACGTGGGTACTCAGGGCGAATACAATGCCGCCTGGGGTATTGACGCCGATGAAAACCGCGGTATCGAAAAGATTGACCTGAAGAAAAAGAAGTCTGAACTTTGGGTGAGCGGTACGCTGCTTGGCGGTGGCGTGTACATGATGGATGTCGATCCGGTTTCTGGCAAGGCTGTTGTTGCCGTTTACAAGGCTTACCAGAATGTTCCTGCTGCCGAAGTCGATTTGAATGATAAGTCGGTAAGGAGGATTGATGGTGTTGTCGATGCCAGCGGTGGCGTTTACTATGATCGCAAGGGTGAACTCTTCTATATCGGCGACCGTGGTTCCATAGATTTCGATACGTATGAGATGACACCCATGGTGGCGTATTCTTATAATGGCTTGAAACTCCATGCCCTTTATGACGATGAAATGGGTTATCAGCCCGCCGGTATGGCCGTTATCAATCACGAAGTGTTCGTCTACATTAGCGACTTTGCTAACGCCGGTAAACTTTACTGGATTGATGGCGAAGATATTAGCGACGAAAACATCCAGTTCTCTACCGACACGAAGATCGTGGAGGTCAATGGTGGCCTGTACGTGCTTGACCGTAAGGGCAAGGGCAGCATCTCGAAGGTGAATACCAGCGCAAAGACGGTTGCCTGGCAGAAGGCCATCGACTCCGAAAACCCCTACGATATCGTGGCGATTGACGGTAGCACTGCTTGGGTTGCCATGTACAACACGGCTGAAATCCGCAAGATTTCTCTCACGGACGGCGCCACCGTTTCGAGCATCGATACGAAGGAACTCAGCGCCAAGATTGTCGAATAAGTGGCTGAATAATTAGTTAGAAATTACATCTCGAAAAAGGCGCATCGGTTTTCCCGGTGCGCCTTTTTGCAAAATCATTTTGATAATTGCACCTTTTCTTTCATAATGTCATCCCCGCGAAGGCGGGGATCTTTTTGCATATTTGTAAATTTACTGTATGCAAAAAATCGACACATGGTACAAGGCGGAGGGCTATTGCCCTATCGAAGATTTTGAACTCGCAAGCTACCTGCTTTTCGAGGCAGGGGTGGCGACGCTCGAGGAACTCGACCCGAAGGCGGAAGGCCGTACGGACTTCTGCTTCTATACCGGCGACAAGGCCGAGCGCGACCGCATTGTGGCAGAGTTCCCGCAGTACCATTTTACGCTGAGCGATGAGCCCGCGAAGGATTGGGACAAGTGGTGGCGTGACCGCGCCCAGCCTGTGTCTGTTTCCCCGCACTTGTGGGTGCGCCCGCCTTGGGTAGAATTTACGCCCGACGACCCGCAGGCTGTGGTGCTCGAACTCGAGGCGAAGACCGCCTTCGGGACCGGCGAGCACGATACCACGAGCAGCTGCGCGACGCTCATGGAGTCGATCGATTTCAAGGGCAAGACTGTACTCGATATCGGGACGGGAACCGGCATCCTCGCGATGTATGCCCGCCGCCTGGGCGCCCGCATGGCGGTAGGTACCGAAATCGACCCGCTCACGATTCCCTGCATCGCAGAAAACTTCGAGCGTAACGGTTTTGGCGAGAGCGACTGTGTGCTCGGATTCCTGGATGCATTCAAGGACGGCACGAAGTTCGATGTCATCCTGTGCAACATGATCCGGAGTGAACTCTGGCCCCTGCGCGACGACATCGAGGACCTGCTTGCGCCCGGCGGCGAGCTGATTATCAGCGGCCAGCTCCTGACAGAAAAGGATTACATCCTCAAGTGGTTCGAAGAAGCCGGCTTCAAGGTAAAGGCCGAGCGCGTAAGCACAGAGTGGTGGAGCGTGCTCGCGCAATCCACCATAAACGCCTAGCCTGCGCAGTTATCCCTTTTTCTCTTTCTTGATCTGCTTGAGCTGCGCGAGGCGTTCGGCGAGCAGTTTTTCTTTGCCGTAGTTTGTCGGGTGGTAAATTTCCGTGCCTTCAAGTTGCTTTGGCAAATGTTCCTGCGCGGAGTATGCGCCCGGGCTGTCGTGGTCGTACTCGTAACCGTTCCCGTAACCGAGCTGTTTGCCTACGCGGGTCACGGAATTCCGGAACGCGCGTGGCACGGGCAATGTCCCCGTCTGTTGTATAATGCGGTCTGCCGCCATGCCGGCAAGTTCAAGACTGTTGCTCTTGGGCGCAAGCGAGAGGTATATCGCCAGCTCGTCGAGCGCGATGAGGCCCTCGGGTATGCCCATGAAGTCGTATGCTTCCCGCGCGCTTGTTGCAAGCAGTAACGCGTTCGGGTCGGCAAGGCCGACATCTTCCATCGCCATGCGCATGAGCCTGCGCAGTATGAACCGCGGGTCTTCGCCACCCTGTAGCATGCGGTGCAGCCAGTACACGGCGGCATCGGGGTCGCTCCCGCGCACCGACTTGTGGAGTGCCGAAATCAGGTTGTAGTGTTCCTCGCCGCTCTTGTCGTAGCGCAGGGGCTTCTTGTACTGGAATTCCTCCAGCAGCTTCTCGTCAATCTTCTTGCGGTCGCCGAGGCTCTTGCCAATCCATTCGAGCTGGTTCAGCAAAAAGCGTGCGTCGCCTTCAGATTGCGCGATGAGCTTGTCCACGACGGCGTCCTCGATTTCTACGTCCTTGAGCTGCAGGCCACGCGGGTGGTCGCGGAGCGCGCTGAAAATGAGCGTGCGCAGGTCGTCGCTGCTGAGGGGCGCAAACAGTATGAGCTGGCAGCGGCTCAGCAATGCCCCGTTCACTTCGAAACCCGGGTTTTCGGTGGTGGCGCCGATAAGCGTCACCGTGCCGTCTTCCACGGCGCCGAGCAATGCGTCTTGCTGGCCCTTGTTAAAGCGGTGGATTTCGTCGATGAAGAGGATGGTGTCCAAAAAAGCCTTCTTCATCTGGCGCGCGTCGGCGAGGACTTCCTTGACTTCCTTCACGCCGCTTGCGACTGCGGAGAGCGCGACGAAGCGCTTCTTGGTCTTCTGGCGGATTACGTGGGCGAGGCTCGTCTTGCCGCAGCCGGGAGGCCCCCAGAAAATCATGCTCGGGACGGTATCGTTTTCCAGGCTCCGGCGCAAAAGGCTCTGCTCGCCCAGAATCTTGTTCTGGCCTAAAAATTCATCCAGGTTCTGCGGACGCAATCTTTCGGCGAGCGGCTGTTCCATAGTTTATTCCACGGGTTCCACTTCGATAGAGTAGCCGATTTCGCGTCTCGTTTCTTCGACTTTCCTGTAGTGGATGATTATCTTGATTTCATCGCCATCAGAAATTTTCGCGATTCCGTGATAGTCGTCGCCAACGTGGCTGGATACCTTGACGCTCTGGCAAGAAAGGTTGTCTTCTGCAAGGGCTTCGCTGATGATTTCCTTCGCTTCGCTTTCCATCCAGTGGTAGCGCCCGGCAACGGGGCCCGGAATGGCGATGGCCGCTATAATGAGGGCGATAATTCCGCAAGAAATCATGAGCTTCTTGGGTGCCGGCAAGTATGAACCCACATGCACCTTGTGTATACAGGTCAGCATGTAAAAAGCGGCGCCGAGCCCCAGCAAAAGCGGGATGTAGACGTTCCATGACTGTACCATCCGAAGGTCCACGAACAGGTAGCCCGAAATAAAGAAGGAGCACGCGCCAAGTACAATGAGGCATGCGAGGAAAATCAGGATTGTCTTTGCCGGTTTCTTCTGGAATTCTTCGCAGAACTGGCGGGCCTGGAGAAAATCCTTGGTCTTGGCTTCGGAGATAATCCCTTCGCCCTTGCAGATATTGCACTTGAGACCGTTTTCAATTTGCTTTGTGCCGTTGCAGCGGATGCAGTCGAGCATCTTGATGCTACCGGAACCGCAGCATATCGGGCACTGCTTCTTGTCCTTTATCCCGGTGCCCTTGCATTTATTGCAGAACTCGGAACTCCTTACGGGGAAGTCTACGGTCTTGTCCAGTGACTTGATGTGTATCTGGACGGTTTCTTCCTGATTTTCCATGGGCTTATTTCTCCTCGCTAACGAATTCAAACTTGGCAAAACTTGCGGGCAGTTCGCGCGTGGGGCGCCCGTTCTTGAGCATGCAGTGGAGCGTGTGGCCCGTGGTGCAAAGCTTGCCGTTCACGCTCGCCTTGTATTCAAAGCGGATGCGCAGTTTGTCTACGCGAATCATGGTGGTCTCGATATCCACGAATTCACCGTAGTGCGTGGGCGCCTTGAACTGCACGTTCAGTTCAAGCACCGGGCTCGAGAACCCTTCGGCCTCCATGTCGGCGTAGCTTGCGCCCGCCTCGCGGAAGTATTCGGTACGTGCCTGTTCGAACCACACGGCATAAACGGAGTGGTGTACGATTCCCATCTGGTCGGTTTCCGCGTAGCGCACTTCGACGCGGGCGGTATGCTTGAATGTGCAAGTTTCCATAAACTAAATATACAAACAAATTTTTGCGAAGTCCGGCCTATTTATCCGGGAAAAGCTTGCCCTCTACCTTCCTGAAGCATTCGGGCTTTTCCATGGTCGGGACCCCGCCTTTGGTGAAGGCGTGCAGGGTGGATGCCGTGGCACAGAGCGTCTCGCCAACGAACAGCCTGTACTGGAATTTCCATTTCAGCGTGTTTACCTTGTAAATGGTTGTTTCGATGTCTACGGTATCACCGAACTTGCAGGGTTGCCTGTAACGGACTACCAATTCGAGCACCGGACTTTCGAACCCTTCTTTTTCGATGGCAGTGTAGGGTGCACCGATGGACTTGAAAAAATCGATGCGCGCCTGTTCGAACCAGATGGGGTAGGATCCATGGTGCACGACCCCCATGGCGTCGGTTTCGGCGTAGCGGACCTCGATATGGCTCGTGTAACTCAAACCTTTTACTAGCATGGCGCAAAATATACAAATAGGTGCGGTGCGTCCAGGGCCGCTTGATTGGAAAGGTTACGGCAGGTTGGTAGAGGTGCTACATGCCAAAGTGACGGTCCTGTAAACTTCATTTATCGTAACGATATGTTTACGGGGTGGCCGCGAAAAAACTCCAGATGTTAATCGTCGGATGTTGCGTATTTCCCTTTTTTCGCATAAAATCGCATTGTAACAGTTGACAACGCGAATGTATGCGAATGTCTACACAAAACAGAAATAAATAAGCAGTTTGTTACATAGGATAATTATCTAATCAGGAGTGACAAATATGCTTAAGAGCCGTACCCTCTTTTGCCTAGCGCTTGCGTCTGCGACTTTTGCCGCGGCGTCTATCACCTCAACAATGCCCGCACAAGGTGCCGACGGCTGCTACGAAATTTCCAGTGCAGACGAACTCTACGGTTTTGCCGCCATCGTGAACGGCGATATCAACTTCCCGTACGATGCTACTGCCTGCGGCAAGCTCACGAAGGACATCGTAGTCAACCAGAAAGTGCTCAATTCCGACGGAACGCTCAACGCGGCGGATACGGCGAATTTTGCAAAATGGACGCCGATAGGGCCCTTCTACGGTACGTTTGACGGCCAGAACCATACGGTCTCGGGCCTCTATTTCTCCAGCGAGACGGGGACCGATGCGGGCTTTTTCAAGAGCCTCCATACAGCTGAAAACCAGTACGTGAATACGGTTGTCAAGAATGTCGGCGTCGTGGGCTCCTATTTCCGTGCGGGCTATTCTGCGGGTGGAATCGCGGGGGCCGCCTATTCGCGGACATCTTCCGTAGTAATCGAAAACTGCTTCAACGCTTCTAGGGTCGAGGCGGTAAGGAACAACGCCGGCGGCATCGTGGGTACGACATCCAATTACGCTACTGTTCGGGTCGGGTTGTACAATGTGTATAATACGGGAACCGTTGTCGGCCCGAACAATATTGGCGGGGTGATTGGCTACCAGGCTGCAAACGGAATAGCCGTAATCAACGCCTACAATGCGGGCGAGATTATCGGTACCGGCAATTCGAACTCTATCAAGTCCGTGTTTGGCGGCTTCACGAAGGATAACGCGAACATCATCGAGAACGTGTTCTACCTTGAACCGGGCCGTAACGAACACGCGGGCAGGTCCGTCACCGAAGAGGAACTGAAGAGCGGCATCATTACGCAGGTAATGCGCCATTACGACCTGGATGGGATTAATGGCACCAAGTGGGGGCAGAAGGTAGGGACCGACCCCCTCCCGAATTTCAGCGGTTCCTTGACGGGTGCTAGCTTCAAGACGATAAAGATGAATGTCTACCATGGCAGCACCAAGCTGAAGACGAAGGATATGGTCGTCGGTTACAGTTACAGGATTCCGAACGTAGCTGTTGACGGGTACGACTTCTTCGGCTGGTATGCAAACAGCGGCTTGACAGGGGATACTGTGGTCCACACGCCTGCCACGCTTACAGAAGATGTCGATTACTGGGGCCGGTACGAAAAGAAGTACAATGTGTCGTTCGTTACGAATAGCGGTACAATCGATTCGGGCCTTGTGGAACAATATACGCATAGCGTAGGTGTGGTGCTCCCGAAGAAGGTTTCCCGCAGGGGCTATGTCTTTGTCGGGTGGTATGCCAACGAAGACCTCAGCGGTGACAGGGTAGTTGCAATTGGTAAAGAAGATTCCGGCGACAAGACCTTCTATGCGAAGTGGTACAAACTGCAGACTCCGCCCATAAACAAGGACACCTGCTATGTCATCAGTAATGCTGCCGAACTTTACGGCTTTGCCGCCATCGTGAACGGTGCCGACGGCTTTGTAAAGGAAGAATATGCCTGTGCGGTGCTTGAAAAGGATATCGTGGTGAACCAGGGCGTGCTGGATAAAAACGGCATGCTCAACACTGACAGGGCTGGCCGCTTTGTCCCGTGGGTCCCGATAGATAGTTTCTATGGCGAATTCGACGGAATGGGCCACACCATTTCGGGCCTCTACTATGACGATTCTACCAGCCGCAACAATTTCGGCCTCTTCGGGAGCGTCGCCGGTTACCCGTTGAAGTATGCCGTGCTGAAGAATTTCGGCCTGGTGGATTCCTATTTCAAGGCCAAGGCAAACTACATGGGGGCTATCGTCGGCCAGACCGCCAATGCCCAGCTCGGGAACAGCAATGCCCAGCCGGCTTCCTATGTCAAGATTTCCGGAGTGTACAACGAATCGACGGTTGAGACATATTCTAGCGCTCAGGGCATCGCGGGCATTGTGGGCAGCGTCGGTTACAAGGGCATCCTAGATATGGAGAATGTCTACAACCTTGGTCTTGCGCTTGGGTCGAATTTCTATACAGCGGGCATCATCGCTCACTTCATGTCTTTCCCCACTGTCACGGTCAAGAACTGTTACAGCGTATGGAAGGACAAGTCGAAGATGGCTCGTGATAGCAGGGCCCTTTTTGGCACCTCGCTTTCTTCGGTCATTTACCAGTTTGACAACTGCTACTACCTGAATACGCAGGGGAACAAGGAACCTGCAGGCCTCTCTGCGACTGTAG
This DNA window, taken from Fibrobacter sp. UWR2, encodes the following:
- a CDS encoding 50S ribosomal protein L11 methyltransferase, with the translated sequence MQKIDTWYKAEGYCPIEDFELASYLLFEAGVATLEELDPKAEGRTDFCFYTGDKAERDRIVAEFPQYHFTLSDEPAKDWDKWWRDRAQPVSVSPHLWVRPPWVEFTPDDPQAVVLELEAKTAFGTGEHDTTSSCATLMESIDFKGKTVLDIGTGTGILAMYARRLGARMAVGTEIDPLTIPCIAENFERNGFGESDCVLGFLDAFKDGTKFDVILCNMIRSELWPLRDDIEDLLAPGGELIISGQLLTEKDYILKWFEEAGFKVKAERVSTEWWSVLAQSTINA
- a CDS encoding replication-associated recombination protein A translates to MEQPLAERLRPQNLDEFLGQNKILGEQSLLRRSLENDTVPSMIFWGPPGCGKTSLAHVIRQKTKKRFVALSAVASGVKEVKEVLADARQMKKAFLDTILFIDEIHRFNKGQQDALLGAVEDGTVTLIGATTENPGFEVNGALLSRCQLILFAPLSSDDLRTLIFSALRDHPRGLQLKDVEIEDAVVDKLIAQSEGDARFLLNQLEWIGKSLGDRKKIDEKLLEEFQYKKPLRYDKSGEEHYNLISALHKSVRGSDPDAAVYWLHRMLQGGEDPRFILRRLMRMAMEDVGLADPNALLLATSAREAYDFMGIPEGLIALDELAIYLSLAPKSNSLELAGMAADRIIQQTGTLPVPRAFRNSVTRVGKQLGYGNGYEYDHDSPGAYSAQEHLPKQLEGTEIYHPTNYGKEKLLAERLAQLKQIKKEKKG
- a CDS encoding thioesterase family protein translates to METCTFKHTARVEVRYAETDQMGIVHHSVYAVWFEQARTEYFREAGASYADMEAEGFSSPVLELNVQFKAPTHYGEFVDIETTMIRVDKLRIRFEYKASVNGKLCTTGHTLHCMLKNGRPTRELPASFAKFEFVSEEK
- a CDS encoding thioesterase family protein; translation: MLVKGLSYTSHIEVRYAETDAMGVVHHGSYPIWFEQARIDFFKSIGAPYTAIEKEGFESPVLELVVRYRQPCKFGDTVDIETTIYKVNTLKWKFQYRLFVGETLCATASTLHAFTKGGVPTMEKPECFRKVEGKLFPDK